The Syngnathus acus chromosome 3, fSynAcu1.2, whole genome shotgun sequence genome includes a window with the following:
- the LOC119120311 gene encoding carbohydrate sulfotransferase 8-like, translating into MVPSPISPIQFPHFWKSEQLVMGGSQEQDLGSQRISKKHRKLLKTSPPMQRTNTSPSSSSSSSSSSSSLTSFSRLFPLQHWRKLLSILERRRQIIKKMCAKYKSNVSKTITQDQVKNIFVEDKHKVLYCQVPKAGCSNWKRTLMVLAGVTSDPHSITHDTAHFGNFLKTLKSFDRQGIMRRLNSYTKVMFVREPFERVVSAYRDKFENPNDYYHKGFGRPIISKYRPNATRSALASGNGVTFQEFVQYLLDVHRPVGMDIHWEPANQVCNPCLIDYDFIGKFENMEEEAELLLRLVGAPRNLTLPKFKDRNSSDERTSLKLTQKYFERIGALERQRVYDFYYMDYLMFNYSKPYQVLY; encoded by the exons ATGGTTCCGAGTCCAATCTCCCCCATCCAGTTCCCGCATTTCTGGAAGAGTGAACAGTTGGTCATGGGTGGATCCCAGGAACAGGACTTGGGCTCACAGCGCATTTCCAAGAAGCACCGCAAGCTCCTGAAAACAAGTCCACCCATGCAGCGAACCAACacctctccctcctcctcctcctcctcctcctcctcttcttcttctttgactTCATTCTCAAGATTGTTTCCCCTCCAGCATTGGCGGAAGCTCCTCAGCATCTTGGAGAGACGCCGGCAGATCATTAAGAAGATGTGCGCCAAGTACAAGAGCAACGTCTCCAAGACCATCACGCAGGACCAAGTGAAGAACATCTTTGTTGAGGACAAGCACAAGGTCCTCTACTGCCAG GTACCCAAAGCAGGCTGCTCCAACTGGAAGCGGACTTTGATGGTCCTGGCAGGAGTAACGTCTGACCCTCACAGCATCACCCACGATACGGCCCACTTCGGCAACTTCTTGAAAACCCTGAAGAGTTTCGACCGGCAGGGCATCATGCGCCGCCTGAACAGCTACACCAAAGTCATGTTTGTGCGAGAGCCTTTCGAGAGGGTCGTGTCGGCCTACAGGGACAAGTTCGAGAACCCCAACGACTACTACCACAAAGGCTTCGGGAGGCCCATCATCTCCAAGTACAGGCCCAACGCCACCAGGTCGGCCTTGGCGTCGGGCAACGGCGTCACCTTCCAGGAGTTTGTGCAGTACCTGCTGGACGTGCACCGGCCCGTGGGCATGGACATTCACTGGGAACCGGCCAACCAAGTGTGCAACCCGTGCCTCATTGACTACGACTTCATCGGCAAGTTTGAGAacatggaggaggaggccgaACTGCTGCTGCGCTTGGTCGGGGCGCCGCGGAACCTCACGCTGCCCAAATTCAAGGACCGGAACTCGTCCGACGAGAGGACGTCGTTGAAGCTCACGCAAAAGTATTTCGAGCGCATCGGCGCGCTGGAGAGACAGCGGGTGTACGACTTTTACTACATGGACTATCTCATGTTTAATTACTCCAAACCTTATCAGGTTTTATACTGA